The following are from one region of the Gambusia affinis linkage group LG02, SWU_Gaff_1.0, whole genome shotgun sequence genome:
- the nucb2a gene encoding nucleobindin-2a: MGDRVHIKICWSRALLTGWVLLLVQLQHLQAVPIGIDKTKVKETEKKPDEPPASVDTGLHYDRYLREVIDFLEKDQHFREKLHNTDMEDIKQGKLAQELDFVSHHVRTKLDELKRQEVNRLRTLIKAKHDLEGGNDIAVDHQALLKQFEHLNHRNPHTFEVEDLDRLIKSATNDLENFDKERHEEFKRYEMMKEHDRQEHLKTLDEEQRKKEEEHYEEMKKKHADHPKVNHPGSQNQLKEVWEEADGLDPEDFDPKTFFNLHDTNGDGFFDEQELEALFTKELEKIYDPTNEEDDMVEMEEERLRMREHVMNEVDSNKDRLVSLDEFLVATKKKEFLEPDSWETLEQNQAYTDEEMREFEEHLAQQEQDLNQRTVDLQKQREELERQQEQLNAQKVELQQAVEHMERLKSEKVDPPPEVHVEGNTVPEVHAADNQLHPDQDAHPPGHQETPQHHQDTPQEHHEQHNQDLPQQEQPQAHHDELPNQQDVAQGLHNLA, encoded by the exons ATGGGGGACAGGGTTCACATTAAA ATATGCTGGAGCCGGGCTCTTCTCACCGGCTGGGTTCTGCTGCTGGTGCAGCTTCAGCATTTACAGGCTGTTCCCATCGGCATCgacaagacaaaagtaaaagagacagagaagaaGCCCGATGAGCCACCGGCCAGTGTG GACACTGGACTCCACTATGACCGCTATCTCAGGGAAGTCATTGATTTTCTTGAGAAAGATCAGCATTTCAGAGAAAAGCTGCACAATACAGACATGGAAGACATTAAG caaGGCAAGCTGGCTCAAGAACTGGACTTTGTCAGCCATCATGTCAGAACAAAACTAGATGAATTGAAAAGGCAGGAAGTAAACCGACTGAGGACTCTGATTAAAGCCAAGCATGATCTGGAAGGAGGAAATG ATATAGCTGTGGACCACCAGGCCCTCCTAAAGCAGTTTGAGCATCTGAACCACAGGAACCCACACACCTTTGAAGTTGAAGATCTGGATCGGCTTATTAAATCG GCAACAAATGATCTGGAAAACTTCGACAAAGAGAGGCATGAGGAGTTTAAGAGGTATGAGATGATGAAGGAGCACGACAGGCAGGAGCACCTGAAAACTCTGGATGAggagcagagaaagaaagaggaggagcacTATGAGGAGATGAAGAAGAAGCATGCGGATCACCCTAAAGTCAACCACCCA GGCAGCCAAAATCAATTAAAAGAGGTTTGGGAGGAAGCCGATGGATTAGACCCTGAGGACTTTGATCCAAAGACCTTTTTCAACCTGCATG ATACTAATGGAGATGGTTTCTTCGATGAACAAGAGCTTGAAGCATTGTTCACCAAGGAG CTGGAAAAAATCTATGACCCCACCAATGAAGAGGATGATATGGTGGAGATGGAAGAGGAGAGGCTGCGGATGAGAGAGCATGTTATGAACGAG GTGGATTCCAACAAAGACAGGTTGGTGTCTTTAGATGAGTTTCTGGTCGctacaaagaaaaaggaattCCTGGAGCCAGATAGCTGGGAG ACTCTGGAGCAGAATCAGGCTTACACAGATGAGGAGATGAGAGAGTTCGAGGAGCATCTGGCTCAGCAAGAACAGGACCTCAATCAGAGGACTGTTGATCttcaaaaacagagagaggagcTGGAGCGACAGCAGGAGCAGCTGAATGCACAGAAGGTTGAACTCCAGCAG GCTGTTGAACATATGGAACGACTGAAGTCAGAGAAAGTAGATCCTCCTCCAGAGGTTCACG TCGAAGGAAACACTGTCCCTGAGGTCCATGCAGCTGACAACCAGCTGCATCCTGATCAAGACGCCCACCCGCCAGGACATCAGGAGACACCCCAACACCATCAGGACACGCCACAAGAGCATCACGAGCAACACAATCAAGACTTACCTCAGCAAGAACAACCACAGGCTCATCACGATGAACTGCCAAACCAGCAGGATGTTGCACAAGGCCTGCATAACCTAGCATAA